The genomic DNA AGGGAAATGCGGCTAACCAATTGATTGCTACACATAAAAGGGAATTGTTGTTGCCAGAAGTAACATGTTTTCCATCAAATGAAGAAATAGAGTATGATAGTGATGAATATAAGATATATAAATTTTGTACAACTGAGGTATTTAAAAGATTGTTAAGTAGTCTTAATGAGTTTAGAACTCTTTTAAATAAAATTATAACATTCTTTGACGATAAGGATAGAATTGCTACTGTACAGACTAGTTTTAGAGAATTATTCCATGATAATTTATTTTCACGTGTAATAAGTGAATATGCAGATTATCAATGTCATCAGTATCAACTAGTCAGACCTGTTACAAGTGGATATTCAAAGAATAGACTTTTGAATAATTTAGCAAAAGGAAGATTACTGGGAGAACGTGGAGGTATTACAACACGTTCTGGTTCTGAATATATGTATGGAGCAACTGGAGTATATGCAGCTACGAAATGGAATGCTATAAATATATTAATAACTACACTCCATAATAACGAGAACTTTGTGGAAGTAATTAAAGAACTTATCGATGAAACAGAAAATGAAAGTATTATTAATACATATATTAGTGAAATTCAACAATGCTTGAGATATGTGCTACAAAACTCATTTACAGATATATGGGCACATTTTAGTGGTTATCCAATTATTAAGAGATGGACAGTTAAGTCTGACATTGAAAATATGAGAAAATTATGGAATAAAGAATTAGGTGACAAATATGGAGAAGACGCAATCGATTCAGTATATTATGTTAATATTATGAAATACATGAAAAGTAGATTAGCAGATTATAACTTTAATACAGTTGATTATATTAGATTTTCACAGTTATGGCAGGTATGTTGTAATACAATTGATAGTTTTTTTGGATGTGTTTCACAGAATCATAGTTATGTTAAATATAATCAAGAACTAGATAAGCAAAGTTAGGGAACAAATTAGTAACATTAAATTCGAATTTTATTAAAAAATGGGACTCTTTAAAGGCTATGTTAATAATATAACATAGCCTTTAAATGATATAAAATCGCTTGTGCAGGATTTGAGGTATCGCTTGTGTTAGGATAGTTGACGTAACTAAACTAGGGCAGCGTAAACCAAAATGATATCAAATATGTGCGTAATATGGGTGTTTGATAACTTAGACGTGCTGTCATCTAGATTCTTTAAATGTTGGAAGAATTGTTACTAAGAATAATAAAAAAGAAAGAATAATAGCATTATGATATGTAATATACTAGCAATAGAAATTGTAAAATGTATAGGTAATGCAGGACAATATAGTCCTGTATTTTATTTTGATTAAAATCTATTGAAAATTATTTTCTAAATACTACTTGAATTATTTACAAAAAGATGCTAATATATAAATACACCCCATGTGGGGAGGGGTATTGAAAAGTATTTCGGAAGGAGGAAAATTATGAAACATAAAAGCCATTTAAATTGGAGTTGGATTATAATTGTAGCTTTCTTTGTATTGTCTGTAGTTAATATTTGGTTTGGATTATTTGGATTTGTATGCATGGGCATGCCAATATACCATGCTTTAAGAGGAAGAGGTAAAGTACATTGTTCTAAATATTGCCCTAGAGGTTCTTTTTTAGGAAAATTTCTTCCTTATATATCTTTAAACAAGACATTGCCTAAATTCATGAGAACAAAACAATTTAAAAATTTTTTACTAATACTAATGATAACTATGTTTTCAATATCACTATATCATTCTCAATTAGTTCCAATAAAAGTTGCAAAAGCTGTATTTAGATTGATGTTTTCATCATTTATGGTGGGAACAATCATGGGGGTGATTTTTAGATCTCGCAGTTGGTGCCAAGTTTGCCCGATGGGTCACGCTACGTTTTTAATAAAAAATGTTAAAGATAAAAATAAATAGAGTACAAAGGTTGAAAAATCAAAGAAATTTATTTATGATTATAGTAAAAACTATAGATACTGGGCTTGTCCTATGGGCCATGCAACGGGCTTGATTAAAGAAAAACAAGATGGAAAAAATAAGAAGTCGCTATAAATTTGTGTTAAAATTATATTTAAGGGTAAATAATAATTAGAGTGAAAAAGATAAAAAGGAGGAATTTTTAATGGATAAAAATGTAGTAGTTTTTTCAAGCAATACTTGCGTGTATTGTCATGAGGCAAAAAAATATTTAGATTCTATAGGAGTACAATATACAGAAAAAAATGTATCTACAGATATGGCAGCTAGAAAAGAATTGATGAAAAAAGGATTTATGGGTGTACCAGTTATTATGGTGGAAGATGAAGCCATCCAAGGATTTGATAAAGACAGAATAGATGAATTATTAAAATAAATAAAAAGTTCCTAGATGAAAATCTAGGAACTTTTTGTTTAGACAAAGTCATAGAAAACGTCACTAATTTTTAAATTTAGAAAATATGTAGAAACGATCGAAAATAGCATTACAAACTCGCAACGCTCAAACAGTGTAATGCTAATGATTTTCTCACTTATTCTATATTTTCATAAATTCTCAATAAATGTTCCTTATTTTTATGACTTTGCTAAAATATAATCTGGAGTTCCTAGATGAAGATCTAGGAACTTTTTGTTTAGAATAATAAAAAAATGTTAACAATGATAAAAGGACTTTGCATAGAAAGGATAGGAGAGTTATGAAAATTGGAATACCTAGAGGACTTTTATATGATTATTATCAGTATCTTTGGAAAGTTTTCTTTGAAAATTTAGGAGCTGAAGTAGTAGTATCTCAAAAAACAAATAAAAAAATAGTAGATGATGGGGTAGCCGTTACAGTAGATGAAGCATGCCTTCCTGTTAAGGTATATCATGGTCATGTGATGGATTTAAGGGATAAAGTAGATTTTATTTTTGTGCCTAAAATAATGAGTATTCATGAAAAAGAATATATCTGTCCCAAATTTTGTGGACTTCCAGAAATGATCCATACTTCTATTTCAAATTTGCCTATGATGATTGCTCCTACTATTGATTGGACAAAAACTAAAAAGCATATTCTTAAAACTGTATATGAAATAGGAGAATATGTAACACCTGACAAAAGAAAAATTAGATTTGCATTTAAAGAAGCTTTAAAATCTCATGAAATTTATAAAAACAAAATTAAACAAGGATTTTTTCCTATGGATTTAGATAAAAAATATGATGAAGAAAATCATGAAGATCAACAAAAAATTCTTCTTATTGGACATCCATATAATATTTATGATGAATATTTAAGTATGAATATTGTTGAGAAATTAAGAAAGAATCATATACATGTCATCACTCAAGATCATTTTTCAAAAGATCAAATCAATCCAAAAATGGATGAGTTACAAAAGAAAATGTTTTGGAGCTTTGGAAGAAAAATTTTAGGAGCAGCATTATATGGAATGGAGCAAGAGGATATTCAAGGGATTATATATCTTTCAAGCTTTGGATGTGGAATTGATTCAGTGATTGCAGATATTTCAGAAAGAAGAACAAGAAGAAATTCACAAAAGCCTTTTATACTTCTCACTATGGATGAGCATACAGGAGAGGCTGGAATAGATACAAGAATAGAAGCTTTTGTAGATATGATCAAATGGAGGGGAGAAAATGAAAATTACATTTCCGCACATGGGCAATACTTATCTGCCCGTTAAAGCTATGTTTGAGGATTTGGGAGTAGATGTGATTCCTCCTCCCATAAATAGTAAAAAGACATTAGAGATTGGAACAAAATATGCACCTGAACAAATATGCTTGCCTATGAAAATCAACTTAGGAAATTATATACAGAGCATAGAAAAAGGAGCAGATACTATTGTGGTTACAGGTAGTTGCGGCCCTTGTAGATATGGATATTTTATGGAAGTTGAAAGAGAGATCTTAAAAGATTTAGGTTATGAAGTAGAAATTATAAGCCTTGAGGCACCAGATGGTGATATAAAAGAATTTTATAACAGAGTGAGTAAAATGTTAGGAACAAAAAATATATTTAAGATGGCAAAAACTTTTAAAAATGCTTTTGCTGTTTTGAAAAAAATAGATGAAATAGAAGGAAAAATATTAAGATATAGACCTTATGAAAAGAATAAAGGAGAAATAGATAAAATTTATAATCATTTGATTTATCAATTAAGAAAAAGTACAGGATCCAAAGAAATGCTTCAATATATTAAAGAAGCAGAAAAAAGTTTTATGCATGTATCTTTGGAAAAAAAAGAAGATGTACTCAAGGTTGGGATTATTGGAGAAATTTATACGATTATTGAAGATTTTGCAAATATAGATATAGGTAAAAAGTTAAATGATTTAGGCGTAGAAGTATATAAGTCTCACAATACTTCTAGTTGGGTATTGGAACATTTATTTTATGAAAGTATAGGAAGTAGTAGAGAAAAAGATATACGAACAGCGGCAGCACCATATATAAAGACTATGGTAGGAGGCCATGGAAGAGAAACTATTGGAAATGCAATTTTATATGCAAAAGAAGGATATGATGGATTAATACAAATTATGCCTTTTACTTGTATGCCTGAAATTGTTGCTATGAGTATACTCCCTAAGATTCAACAGGATTATCATATTCCCATCTTAACACTTATTATTGATGAAATGACAGGAGAGGCAGGATATATTACAAGGCTTGAAGCCTACATTGATTTATTAAGAAATAGGAGGGACAAATTTAAAAATGAAAAAATGTTATCTTGGAGTTGATATAGGTTCTGTCAGTACAAATGTAATTGTGATGGATGAAGATGAAAATATAGTGGATACCTTATATATTAGAACTCAAGGAAGACCTATTGATACCATTCAAAAGGGACTTTATACAATAAAAGAAAGAATAGGCAATGATATAAAAATTGAAGGAATAGGGACTACAGGAAGTGGAAGACAGCTAGGAGGAATTATGGTAGGAGCAGATGTGATTAAAAACGAAATCACAGCTCATGGTGTAGCTGCTCTTCATTTTGTACCTGATGTACAAACTATTTTAGAAATTGGAGGACAGGATTCTAAGATTATTCTTTTAAGAAATGGAATTTTGTATGATTTTGCTATGAATACAGTTTGTGCAGCGGGAACAGGTTCCTTTTTAGATCGACAAGCAGAGAGAATGGGGATTCCTATTGAAGAATTTGGAGATCTTGCATTAAAGTCAGAGGCAACAGTCAGAATTGCAGGAAGATGTGCTGTTTTTGCAGAATCAGATATGATTCATAAACAACAGATGGGTCACAATCAAGAAGATATTATTAATGGACTTTGTGAAGCTTTGGTAAGGAATTATTTAAATAACTTAGGAAAAGGAAAAGAAATTCAAGCTCCTATTATTTTTCAAGGGGGAGTAGCTGCCAATGTAGGGATTAAGAAAGCATTTGAAAAAATACTAGGACAAGAAGTGATTGTACCCCCATATGCAAGTGTAATGGGCGCTATTGGAGTAGCACTTTTAGCAAAGGAAGAAGTTAGAAAAAGTGGAAGAACAAAATTTAAAGGCTTTGAAGTGGCAAATAGTACTTATCAAGTAAAAAGCTTTGAATGTGATCATTGCCCAAATATGTGTGAGGTAGTAGAATTTTTTAGAGATGGAAATATGGTTGCTAGATGGGGAGATAAGTGTGGAAGATGGAGCAATATTGAGGTGAAGAATACAAAGTTGGCATAAAATGTTTATATATTAATTTATGAAAAGACCGTGCACTCCATTTAAATATTTGTAAAAATCAAGCATCGATATTTTTCAAAATCCTAACGCGTCTAATCTGACGTCCTGTCAGTAGACGCTTATTTGGCATCGTGCCAAATATATGGATTTTGTCAATATTTCTGCTGATTTTTAATTAAATATTTAAAAGTCATTTACTGATCTTTTCCATAAATAAATATATATTTTACATCGTACACTTGTTTTTTATATGTGATTCGTAAAATATTTGTAAAAATCAAGCATCAATATTTATAGAGTATACTTTGTAACAGTTTCACAGTACTCGCATTGATAGGAAAGGGATTCTTTACATACCAATTCAAAGGTAGGATTTGCCATGGGCTCTGAGTGAGTGATGCACCTTGGATTGTGGCAAGTAAGAATTCCTTTTATTTTTTTGGGAATAGTAACTCTCTTTTTATGGATCACTTCTCCGTTTTCAATGGTATTGATGGTGATGTGCT from Inediibacterium massiliense includes the following:
- a CDS encoding glutaredoxin family protein is translated as MDKNVVVFSSNTCVYCHEAKKYLDSIGVQYTEKNVSTDMAARKELMKKGFMGVPVIMVEDEAIQGFDKDRIDELLK
- a CDS encoding acyl-CoA dehydratase activase, with the protein product MKKCYLGVDIGSVSTNVIVMDEDENIVDTLYIRTQGRPIDTIQKGLYTIKERIGNDIKIEGIGTTGSGRQLGGIMVGADVIKNEITAHGVAALHFVPDVQTILEIGGQDSKIILLRNGILYDFAMNTVCAAGTGSFLDRQAERMGIPIEEFGDLALKSEATVRIAGRCAVFAESDMIHKQQMGHNQEDIINGLCEALVRNYLNNLGKGKEIQAPIIFQGGVAANVGIKKAFEKILGQEVIVPPYASVMGAIGVALLAKEEVRKSGRTKFKGFEVANSTYQVKSFECDHCPNMCEVVEFFRDGNMVARWGDKCGRWSNIEVKNTKLA
- a CDS encoding aspartate carbamoyltransferase regulatory subunit, with product MLEVTQIQNGIVLDHISPGNGLKIFNKLMPTQTDNPVVLLMNVSSEYMSKKDIIKIENIENINLEFLGLIDEHITINTIENGEVIHKKRVTIPKKIKGILTCHNPRCITHSEPMANPTFELVCKESLSYQCEYCETVTKYTL
- a CDS encoding acyl-CoA dehydratase activase-related protein; amino-acid sequence: MKIGIPRGLLYDYYQYLWKVFFENLGAEVVVSQKTNKKIVDDGVAVTVDEACLPVKVYHGHVMDLRDKVDFIFVPKIMSIHEKEYICPKFCGLPEMIHTSISNLPMMIAPTIDWTKTKKHILKTVYEIGEYVTPDKRKIRFAFKEALKSHEIYKNKIKQGFFPMDLDKKYDEENHEDQQKILLIGHPYNIYDEYLSMNIVEKLRKNHIHVITQDHFSKDQINPKMDELQKKMFWSFGRKILGAALYGMEQEDIQGIIYLSSFGCGIDSVIADISERRTRRNSQKPFILLTMDEHTGEAGIDTRIEAFVDMIKWRGENENYISAHGQYLSAR
- a CDS encoding CoA protein activase — encoded protein: MKITFPHMGNTYLPVKAMFEDLGVDVIPPPINSKKTLEIGTKYAPEQICLPMKINLGNYIQSIEKGADTIVVTGSCGPCRYGYFMEVEREILKDLGYEVEIISLEAPDGDIKEFYNRVSKMLGTKNIFKMAKTFKNAFAVLKKIDEIEGKILRYRPYEKNKGEIDKIYNHLIYQLRKSTGSKEMLQYIKEAEKSFMHVSLEKKEDVLKVGIIGEIYTIIEDFANIDIGKKLNDLGVEVYKSHNTSSWVLEHLFYESIGSSREKDIRTAAAPYIKTMVGGHGRETIGNAILYAKEGYDGLIQIMPFTCMPEIVAMSILPKIQQDYHIPILTLIIDEMTGEAGYITRLEAYIDLLRNRRDKFKNEKMLSWS